Proteins from one Larimichthys crocea isolate SSNF chromosome XX, L_crocea_2.0, whole genome shotgun sequence genomic window:
- the morn2 gene encoding MORN repeat-containing protein 2, with amino-acid sequence MSGKKKSDIITPGEGPIEVSYIFPNGDRYEGECSRCASGVMMRSGAGKHTSEGGVIYTGEWHEDKMHGRGTLQHPSGALYEGEFKDNMYHGTGTYTFPDGCTYKGHFQENRLEGEGTFTNPQGLVWTGEFHGKAALGLKMQHNVWTT; translated from the exons ATGTCTG GCAAGAAGAAAAGTGACATAATAACTCCAG GGGAAGGACCGATAGAGGTGTCCTACATCTTCCCAAATGGAGACAGATACG AGGGGGAGTGCAGCAGGTGTGCATCAGGTGTGATGATGAGGAGCGGTGCTGGTAAACACACCTCAGAAGGTGGTGTTATATACACTGGAGAGTGGCATGAAGATAAA atGCATGGCAGAGGGACCCTGCAGCATCCCTCCGGAGCACTATATGAAGGAGAATTCAAAGACAACATGTACCACGGCACGGGAACATACACCTTCCCAGACGGCTGTACTTACAAGGGTCACTTTCAGGAGAACAG GTTGGAGGGAGAAGGTACATTCACTAATCCACAGGGACTGGTTTGGACGGGGGAGTTTCACGGCAAAGCAGCACTGGGCCTGAAAATGCAGCACAACGTTTGGACAACATAA